The Gemmatimonadota bacterium DNA window TTTTTCTATCACCTTGACGGATTGGCTGTTGTGCGAGTATATTGTTTTTATGATTTCTGATGAGATGAGAAGACGCATTGCCGCGCTCAATCGCCGCGATTTGAAACACGCAGATGAGGTTTCGGAAGCCGAGGGGCAAGTAGAGCCTGAAGTTCGGTCTGCCCGTGGAGAGAGGCGCGCGCCCGATCCCGGCGAGTTGCGCGTGATGGCTGCTGCGTCCGATGCGCGATTGCATCTCTCGCTGGACGAGGTGGCACAGGGCGAGGAGATTCATACGCCCGCAGGCACATTTTTGCTGATTGATCAGACTGTTCAAGAGGTTCTGCGCGGTGGTGGGCGCGCGTTTGGCGCGCGATACGAACGCGCGATTGGTGCGTTACATGAGGGCAATGTGCCGCATGATCCGTATGATACATTTCATTCTTTGATTGATGCACGCGCCGAAGATGTGATTTACGTCGATATTGAGACGACGGGGTTGACGGCTGGTACGCCGCTGTTTTTGATTGGGGTGTTGGGGCATTTTGATGGCGATTTGCGCGTTGTGCAGTTGCTGGCGCGAGATTATACGGAAGAGGCCGCGTCGTTGTCGCACTTCGTCACTATGTTGGATGCTTCACAGGTGATTGTAAGCTTTAATGGCAAGTCGTATGATTTGCCCTATATCCGCGACCGGTGTTTGTTTATGGGTGTGCCGTTTCGATTGCGACAGGCGCATATCGATATGTTGCATGTGGGGCGTCGTATATGGGGCAGGCAGTTGCCCAATTGCAAGTTGCAGACTCTGGAACAATATATTTGCCGTCGCACCCGACAAGGCGATATTCCGGGTGCGGAGATTCCCAATGCGTATCACCGGTTTGTCAAGTCGGGAAATGCCGTGCAAATGCGCGATATTTTACATCACAATGCGCTGGATCTGCTGACGACGACAGAGGTGTTGTTGCGTGTGTTGGAGGGGAAGGTGTATTTGTAGGGGCGACCCTCTGTGGTCGCCCGCAGGTGGTCATGCGGGACGGCACAGAGACCGTCCTCTACTACGCCTTATCTAATATGGCGTTGAATGTTGCGCTTGGTCGCATGGCTGCTGTTATTTTTTCGGTGTCTGGGAGATAATAGCCGCCCATGTCAACGGGTGGACCCTGTGCTGCATTGAGTTCGTTGATGATCGTTGTTTCATTTGCTTCGAGTTGTTGTGCCAATTTTGCAAATCGCGTTTGAAGTGCCGCGTCTTCGCTTTGTTGTGCCAGTGCTTGTGCCCAGTACAGGGCGAGGTAAAAATGGCTTCCGCGGTTGTCCAATTCGTGTACTACGCGCGAGGGCGATTTTCTGTTGTTTAAAAATATGCGGGTTGCCTCGTTTAGTGTTTCTGATAGAATGCTGGCTGTTTTGTTGTTGGTTTTATGTCCCAGGTCTTCGAGGGATGCGGCGAGTGCCAATATTTCTCCCATTGAATCCCACCTCAAATGCCCTTCTTCTACAAATTGCTGTACGTGCTTGGGAGCAGAGCCTCCTGCGCCGGTTTCGAAAAGGCTTCCGCCTGCCAGAAGGGGTACAATTGAAAGCATTTTTGCACTGGTTCCCAGTTCGAGAATGGGAAACAGGTCTGTGAGGTAGTCGCGCAAGACATTGCCGGTGACAGAGATGGTGTCTTTTCCATTTTTGGCGCGTTGCAGGGTTGCGCGCATGGCTTTTGTTGGGGACAGAATTTGGATGTCCAAACCGCTTGTGTCGCAGTCTTTCAAATAGGTATTGACTTTGTCGATTAAGTTTCTGTCGTGCGCCCTGTTTTCGTCCAGCCAGAATATGGCCGTTGATCCGGTTATGCGCGCGCGGTTGACGGCGAGGTTGACCCAGTCCCGTATCGGAAGGTCTCTGGTTTGACACGCGCGCCAGATGTCCCCTTTTTCTACTTCGTGATTGAGCAAGACCTGTCCCGAAGTATCGACGACGCGAATGCGGCCGTTTGCGGGTATTTCATAAGTTTTGTCGTGCGATCCGTATTCTTCTGCTTTTTGTGCCATTAATCCCACGTTGGATACATTGCCCATTGTGGTGATGTCGAAGGTTCCGTGTTCTTTGTGAAAGTCGATGATTTCGCTATAGATACGCGCATAAGAGCGGTCGGGGATGGTGTATATGGTGTCGCGGAGTTCGCCGTCGGGTCCCCACATTTGTCCGGATTCGCGGATTGCAGCGGGCATGGATGCGTCGATGATTACATCGCTGGGTACGTGTAGATTTGTGATGCCGCGGTCTGAGTTGACCATCGCGAGGTCCGGGCGATGGGTGTAACAGGCGGCAATGTCGGATTCGATTTCTGCGCGTTGCGATTCCGGCAGGCGCGCAATTTTTGTATATACTTCTCCAATGCCGTTGTTTGGGTCGATGCCGAGTTTATCAAATACAGCTGCGTGTTTTTCAAATACGTCTTTGTAATAGACAGAGACCGCGTGTCCAAAGAGGATCGGGTCGGATACTTTCATCATGGTGGCTTTGAGGTGGAGTGAGAATAAAATCCCTTTGTTTTTTGCATTTTCGAGTTGGGTTTCGTAAAATGCGCGCAATGCGCGACAGTTCATGACCATTGCATCGACGACTTCGGCAGCCTGAACGGGTATGTCGTCTTTGAGTATGGTTGTGTTTCCGTCGGTATCTACAAACTCGATTTTGAGAGTATCGTCTTTTGCCGATACGACGGATTGTTCACTGCCGTAGAAGTCCCCATCGCGCATGTATGCCACATGTGATTGGGATTCCGAGGT harbors:
- a CDS encoding NADP-dependent isocitrate dehydrogenase; protein product: MASIVYTKTDEAPALATCSLLPIIKTFTEPAGIEVTIQDISLAGRIIANFPENLTDNQKQSDALMELGELAKTPEANIIKLPNISASIPQLTAAIRELQEKGYDIPDYPEEPQTEAEREIKDRYAKVLGSAVNPVLREGNSDRRVASAVKEYAKNNPHPMGEWTSESQSHVAYMRDGDFYGSEQSVVSAKDDTLKIEFVDTDGNTTILKDDIPVQAAEVVDAMVMNCRALRAFYETQLENAKNKGILFSLHLKATMMKVSDPILFGHAVSVYYKDVFEKHAAVFDKLGIDPNNGIGEVYTKIARLPESQRAEIESDIAACYTHRPDLAMVNSDRGITNLHVPSDVIIDASMPAAIRESGQMWGPDGELRDTIYTIPDRSYARIYSEIIDFHKEHGTFDITTMGNVSNVGLMAQKAEEYGSHDKTYEIPANGRIRVVDTSGQVLLNHEVEKGDIWRACQTRDLPIRDWVNLAVNRARITGSTAIFWLDENRAHDRNLIDKVNTYLKDCDTSGLDIQILSPTKAMRATLQRAKNGKDTISVTGNVLRDYLTDLFPILELGTSAKMLSIVPLLAGGSLFETGAGGSAPKHVQQFVEEGHLRWDSMGEILALAASLEDLGHKTNNKTASILSETLNEATRIFLNNRKSPSRVVHELDNRGSHFYLALYWAQALAQQSEDAALQTRFAKLAQQLEANETTIINELNAAQGPPVDMGGYYLPDTEKITAAMRPSATFNAILDKA